The sequence CATGTGCTGGGTATTGAAATTGGGCTTTGAAGTCTTTAGTGACGAATTCtagtttcgtcactaaagactgggctttgttaagatttttagagacgaaattcatatttcgtcactaaattatactttttgtgACGAATTATGATTTCGCcactaaaaacatataagtgcacaactattattatttttagtgacgaatatttttcgtcactaattcTTCCTTATAGTGACGAAAGGATTTTCATCACTAATACTATCCATAGTAATACctacagtgacgaaatatttcgtcactaaaaatttcaacttttagtgacgaaatatttcgtcactatagattaattaaattcGCGCCAAAATTTCCCTCTATTGGCGCCCATTTTTCAGATCACAATAGTgacgaaatttatttttcatcactaaatgttataatatttttcattattagtgacgaaattcatatttcgtcactaaagctatatttttagtgacgaaaaatatttcctcactaattttcgtcactaaaaatacattttgttgtagtgatcAGACACAAATATCAAAAGAAAGAGTAACAAGAAGAACACTGAGAGAAGAGAGTGAGTAGTGTATATTTCTGTGTATCATTGGCTTCCTTGGGTAGTCTTGTACCTAGACATTTGCTCACATATTCTATAATACAACAccttttttccttatttccaTCATTGGGCTAGGCTCTCTCTTGTTGTTTGATTCCCTCTCTTACAAATCTATTGATTTAGGCCATAGTTGAACTGTATAAACCCATTGTTCTAAGTGGGCCTGGGCCACcagattttttagtccttacaggtagataatgagaaaataaatgatgatatTTGAATTACAGTCTCATAAAAGtcgtttaaaaaaaagttatgaaagtaggatatttttatttgtttatttatttattttagagaaGGAATGAGGACATCCTTGTAGGCTTgcacacacattttttttttgggtttacttATACACTGCTCTACAAAAGACACttatattgaaatcaaatacTCACTTTGTTAAcctctaaagaaaaaaaataatcattcagTGTATTGCCTTTTACCTAAAAATTTACAAGTTTCCGTAACTATATAactatattaatattattattattgtaagagCTAGAAATGTAAAGGCCCAAACCCACTTAGAATAGTGTTGTTTGGATCTTCAAGACCAaacccaaacaatgaatttttaataGAGCGGGATTCTAAACCAAGTGCAACATTGAAATTGTTCCAAGTCTAAAGCTAATATAGCTTAAGTGAGAAGTAGAAGGAAATGAACCAGGGATTCCAAGAAAATACTTCCTCGGTTAATTCCGAGGATGGGTCTTATATTGATCAATTAAGATGATATTGCTACACAGGGTATTTcttattttagtattatttgtgaatttcacataattttttttattgtaattttatttcaaataatttaactttcagtattttaaaataaatttatttttaaattttttggtcctatattaagaaaaattacTAGAAATAATAAGTAATTTTCaagatgaaaataaaaagaagaagctaatatataaaagtaaacaAATCAAGCAAGAAGATTGTTGAGAACTtattaggagagagagagtgttaGGCACACACAAATGTCGACACTATCGCGCTCATTCTCATGCAAAAAGTCCCAACAAAAGGCTTCTTCTTCCTCCGTTGCCCCTAACCTCTCgtcaaaaacctcaaaatatGTCGacactctctgtctctctctctcccacatTAGCTCATCGAATTTCGACACGAAACTGTACGCAGAATCAAATTGGAACCAAGCGCACTCCATACGCCACAAAGGCATTAGAATAAATAAACACACTACTAGTTTTCGATCCCCACCGATCACTCCAAAgtctctttttgaaaaaaaagcataaatCCGAGATTCTAGTCATCTCTCTTCCCATGTCATTCATTGAGGTTCATTCTTCGAGACtctatctctctgtctctctcttagtcaattttgtttctttttatttattattaatgatgacgtttttgtttttgttctatCCAGGATCTCTGGTCTCTGCTCTGTCTCGAATGGTTCAGAACAAAACTCCAGACTTTGCCAGGTAAATTCAATTCCCATCACCAAATTGAACTCAATTTCACGAAATTCTTTCCCTTTTGGCTATTGGGTATTCGATCATACAAAAAACCCAAttcaaaaactcaatttttaacCCATATTTGATTCTTTAACTCTGTTTCTAACATCTGGGCattcttgttttttttgctttttttggcATCGAACACCAATAAAGACTCGATCTTTAGCACAGTTTCGGAATCTATGTCGAGCGCGAGCTGTAAAGATGGCGAGTTAGAGAATTGCCGAGACGAGTCAACGGCTTTGATTCTCAAACTCGTGGCCATAGCTTCGATTTTGATTGCTGGAGTGGTTGGAATCGCGATTCCACTCGTGGGAAGGAACCGCCGATTCCTTCGTACCGACGGAAATGTGTTTGTTGCGGCGAAAGCTTTCGCTGCCGGTGTAATTCTCGCAACCGGGTTTGTCCACATGTTGTCGGGCGGGTCGGAGGCGCTATCCGACCCGTGTTTGCCCGAGTACCCGTGGTCCAAGTTTccattttctgggttttttgcCATGGTGGCTTCGCTGGTGACCCTATTCGTTGACTTTGTTGGGACCCAGTATTATGAAAGGAAACAGAGAGTAATTGAGGAAAAGATCAGGGTCGGGTCGGAGGACCCGGGTTTGGAGAGTGGGATTGTGACGGCTTTGGATGGGAATGGTGGGAAAGTgtttggagaagaagaaggtggtGGAATCCATATTGTGGGGATGCATGCACATGCGGCGCACCATAGACATTCTCATCCACATGGACAGGATGCATGTGATGGATACGTGAGTGATCATGGACATGGACATGGACATGGGAATGGGCATGGGCATTCTCATGGgattgatgatgatgaggaggatGGGGGTGTTAGACACGTCGTCGTTTCACAGGTAtatttgggtttggttttttgttttactcTGTGTTTTTGTTTGGATGTTCATTAGTGATTTTAATTAGTGCTTTGATTGTTGAGGGTGGGTTAAAAGTGCTAGTAAAAGTGTGGCTGGTTGAGGTGGGCCTATAAATAGTACCCTACCACTTTCAAAAGTAAATGTTGGACCTAGTTTTTCCACGTTATTGGTAGGACCACAGGTCCACAAACATTTGGTTCActtttttttcagcaaaaaacaTTTGGTTCACTTTTGATAATAAACACACAAACTTTCATGAAACTTTTCATATTGCATAACATGTTATGATAAACtttcatgatatttttttaaggttacACGAATATTGTAATATCACTTTcacataataaatataatatgtttattgtatatattttttaatttttttttgctattatttgaCTTATGCTTTCAATAAGTACCTTATTTTGAGAGAGTGAATTTGGAGAATGGTGGTGGTGTTATGGTCCTAATCCTATTGGTTGTGTAGGGTGATTAGGGTCTCATTATTTTGCCAAGTCATAATAAAGTTAAGTGAGCTTGATGAATTCAATTCCTATCCTCTTGTTGACATTGTGTATAgctcattctttctttttctctttgctaAAACATCattgttgtctttttttttttgataactttgtTTTGGAATGTAGTTTGTCAGTTCATTTCATTGTCCGATTTGGTCAGGTTGGTGATCAAACAAATTTGACGTGTAAGTTTGAAATGCTTCTAATTGGACCAAAACAAATGAATGTCAACAAACTTTTCCTCCTTTCTCGACCCTTCATATTATAAGCCAATTCAGCAATAGCGTATAGTACTTTTACACGGTCGTAAGTAATTTAATTACTGCCCACACCTGCACTGTAGTTGTTGGTTTAGCTTTCAGGCTTTGTTAGTTTCAAAGGAGAACTTTGCCAATGCCTCTCAATGTACCATGTGTTGTAAATTGTAATCTGCATATGCTTTTTCATTGGAAGGATTAGTCTTACATTCTGTATATAAGATGGCTCTGAGAACTTTTAACAATCATTGTGCAGATTGAGTTTCTAGTAGCTACTAATTACTTGACCAATTAAATTGTGTATATAATATTTCCAAACCTATCCTATGCAGGTTTTGGAACTTGGGATTGTATCACATTCAGTTATCATTGGACTATCACTAGGGGTTTCACAAAGTCCATGTACTATAAGACCCTTAATTGCAGCATTATCCTTCCATCAATTCTTTGAAGGATTTGCACTTGGAGGTTGCATCTCCCAAGCCCAGTTTAAAAATCTATCAGCAACAGTGATGGCATGCTTTTTTGCCTTGACAACCCCAGCAGGGATTGCTGTTGGGATTGGCATTGCTTCATTCTACAATCCGTACAGTGTTGGCGCTCTGGTTACTGAAGGCATCTTGGATTCAATGTCAGCTGGCATTTTGGTTTACATGGCTTTGGTGGACTTAATTGCTGCTGATTTCTTGAGTAAGAGGATGAGCTGCAACTTTAGACTGCAACTAGTATCTTATTTTACACTCTTCCTTGGGGCTGGATTGATGTCTTCATTAGCAATTTGGGCCtgattattaatatatttgtttagATTTCTCGCTTTTTGTGTGTAATTGTGGCAATGCatcaaaattctttctttttggtttctCTTAGCAAGGAGAGGGTAGGAAGAAAAAAGGTTTGTATTCATagcttttgattaaaaaaagaaaagaaaaaaaagaatactcTTTTCTCCGTTCTGTATTGCTGACCAATATATTCCCCCCACGTGataaatattgtttttaactttaatgGTTATTTTGAGTGCTAAATTATTCCAACTCATTTTCCGGTTGCACATGGTTATATTCAGCATTTTGTATGAGCACAGTCTATAAGATTATCACAAAGATCATAGGTAATAGATTGAGACCGTATTTGGATAAGCTCATATCTCCACACCGGGCAGCCTTTGTTCCAGGGAGGAAGGGGATGGACAATGTAATTATAGCCCAAGAAGTCATTCACTCCATTagcaagaaaaaaggaagagtgGGGTATATGGCTTTGAAGATTGATTTGGAGAAAGCTTACAACAAGCTTGAATGGAGTTTTATCAAGGACATGCTTATTAGAAATAATCTCCTAGGGGatcttattgaaattataaTGAGTTGTGTTTCGACGGTCTCAACGTCTATTATGGTTAACGGAGATTCCTTAGAGCCGATATACCCCTCAAGGGGAATAAGGCAAGGAGATGCTATCTTCATACTTGTTTATTATGTGTATGGACTACCTTGGGCAGCTCATTGAGGAGAAATGTATGAGGAAGGTTTGGCAACCAGTTAGGGCCTCTCAAAGTGGACCAGCATTCTCCCATCTATTCTTTGTAGATGACCTTGTTCTCTTTGCCAAAGCGGATTATACCAACTGTTTAGCCATTAGGGATGCGCTTGATGAGTTTTGCTGCTTATCGGGCCAAACAGTCAGTGAAGCGAAATCAAGGGTCTACTTCTCACCAAATGTTGATAGGGATACTAGAGAATCGCTATGTGACATCCTTGGATTTGCATCCACTCCGAATCTTGGTAAATATCTAGGGATCCCTATTAAACACTTAGGCACTTCCTCCCAAGActataatttcattttggaaAGGGTTAAGCAAAAGCTTGCGGGTTGGAAAGCTTGTCTTTGGCTGGCCGAGCTGTGCTCATTCAAGCTTCCTTAGCAACTATTCCATCCTATGTGATGCAATGTGCTCATTTACTGGGGAAAATTCTTGATGGTTTATATTGGGTTAATCGGAATTTCCTTTGGGGTTCCTCGGAGACAGTCAATAAGATCCATTGGATTGGATGGCAAAAGGTGACGAGAACTAAGGATGAAGGTGGTCTTGGGCTTCAAACGGCAAAGGAAAGGAATATTGCTCTTCTTGCAAAACTGAATTGGCGATTAAACACTGAAAAAGAAGCCCCTTGGGCTAAAGTTTTAAGAGCCAAGTATGGCAATAGCAGAAGGGTAAATGCTCCTAATGTTGATAGGCTTTCTTGCTCTCGTGTTTGGGCAGCCATTAAAAAAGGTAGGGAGGTCTTCAGCAAAGGAAGTATGTGGATGGTGGGAAGGGATAGTAAACTGAATTTTTGGTATGGTAATTGGACAAAGTTGGGTCCGCTCCGGCAACTCATTCAAGGCCCCCTTCCTAGAGAAGCTCCTAGTTGGGAAGTGAAGGATGTAATTATTGACACAGGGTGGGATTGGAGCCATATGCCATTTGTTTTTCCACCGGAAATTAAATTAATGCTCCAAGCAACCCCGATTCCATTAATAGGAAGGGGTAGTGATAAGATAGCATGGATGCACAATCCTAGAGGGGACTTTGACTTAAAGAGTGCGTATAAACTTGCCATGGGGGTTGATATGAATGTGGGGTTCGATGCTAGCTGGATTTGGAAGTTGATGACATTGCCACGAATCAAAACCTTCTTATGGCAGTGTGCTCATGAGAGCATCGGGGTGAAGACTTGCCTTATGCGAAGGGGAGTTATTAATGATGGTTGTTGCCCCATTTGTCATCAAGAAGCTGAAACAATTTTACATGCTTTAAGGGATTATGCTTGGGCTAAGAATGTATGGAGGCAGCTGGGAGTGCAGTTTTCAAACCATGATTTTTGGTTGCCAAATTTGCAGGAGTGGTTGAACAATAATGCGAAGTCAAGGGACAATCATGCTGGTGTACACATTCCATGGAAAACGATTTTCTCCTTTGCTGTTTGGAACATATGGAAGGGAAGGAATGGTTGTGTCTTTGATAGGAAGAATCCAAACCCGAAGCTGGCCATGGAGATAGTGAATCAAGCGGTGGAGTTTGTGTTCTGCGCTTCATCCCCTAGAGGCCTGACACGCACTATCATAAAGAGGGTTAGATGGGAGAGACCGCCGGAAGGATGGGTTAAACTCAACACGAATGGGGCTGCAAAGGGAAATCCAGGTCTGGTGGGTTGTGGTGGAGTGGTAAGGGATGAAAATGGCAAATGGCTTGCTGGATTTTCAAAGCGGATAGGAATATCCACCAGTTTTGTAGCTGAATTATGGGGGCTTAGGGAGGGGCTTATTTTATGCAGTGACTTAAATGCTCATTTTCTTGTAGTGGAACTTGATGCTAAAGCTGTTGTGGATTGCTCTCTCAACCCAAACTATCACAATAATGTTATCTCACCCATTTTGGATGACTGCATATAGCTGATGCGTCGATTTCGTCAAAATTCAAGTTAGGCATTGCTATCGCCAAGCCAACCGGTGTGCGGATATGCTAGCAAGAATGAGCACTGACCAGAAGCATGATTTTATTTCCTTTGATTGGCATGTGGACATTAGAAACATTGTAGATGAGGACTCTGCTGGGTTATATGTAAACAGAGCATGCTCTGTAACTGAtggttttgtttagtttttaatgaagctcgtttccaaccaaaaaaaaagacttatgCCATCTTGAATGGTCTTGGTCTGTGTGGGTTTTTCCTAAAGCTTGTAGTAATAGGATTCGAGAAAAGGATTACCAAATCTGTGATGTATTCTGGAATGTCAAATCAAATTACATTCAGGTTATCTGTAATTGTTTATATAACCTTGATCAACTTAATATATATTGGATGTGAGACTCTGAAAGTCATTCAATCTAATCTAATATATGATCTATCTGGGATGTTacaacttaaataaaaaatgatttcttTTATCTTTGGATTATACGGTATTGCATTAAAGAAACTAGCACCCTACAATGGAGCATAATGTAAATCAAAAGTGTCTTTCAAGGACATAAAATATATTTGAGCATCATGTAAATCAAGAGTCTTAGATTTGTTTGATTGGAGAAGTGAAAAAGTGAGTGGATAGAAAATTGGTGAGAGaatgaaaatgtaaaatgatagaaaaaaatttagtttttttttgtatgtatttGGATAGAGGTGTAGAAAAGTGAAGGATGAAAAAtccttttgtttggttgagaagaaaaataggaggataaaaaatgtagttgtataaatttactcttaaactcttattacataatatataagaaataatttatttatactaattaaataatataaaaattaacacaccatacatgtaaatttatataatttataattattattattatagataatataatctataatatatatatacacacaccatATGGCTGGGTGgaagctaaaaataaaaaaagctagGCAACAAAAAACGTAGAGATCTCTTTTAGATTAAGAAGACATAAGATAGAGATCTTATGAAAGCTACAACGAAAATACTGGACAACAAAAAACCTCATTTGTGCTGTAGAAAGAGAGTGATGACAataatggggaaaaaaaaagaaaaaagaaaaaagaaaaagagataggGATCAGAGACATTACTGTAGAGAAGATACAAACAAAGCAAGGAGAGGCATTAGACGTGCGGTGAAATGACTGGAGGTAGGTGAGAAGCATCAAAAAATTTGTGGGCAATTTTGTCATTGTGCTGGATAGGCGTTTTCATGCCTATTTTCTCTGTAATTCAGAAAGATGAGTTTTTGGTAAGTCTGGAAAGAAAATATATGggtttcaacaaaaaattttcatactTATTCAACCTCAAATCAAACATACCTTAAGGACATAAAGTATAGTATGCCGTTAGGTTGAatccaaaatttcacaaattctgGCATGTCCCTCCTCTCCCTTACCAAAGTATTGGTATGAATCACCCATCTTTCACCTCAACTAAAACTTTGGCCCTATTATAATCCattatgtttgttttaatttgtttggtTAAATTATGGTCAATTTGGTGATTTAAGTTGGTATGTGAACAAAACATTaacttttgttttattattaatatttattattaatttcctttttaaaacatgaaatttgagtttaatttGATATGGTCTAGTTAATGTATGCCCTTACAGCACACATTaatcattaattttaaaaaagtttttatggaaaattgaaaaaaatacaaaaacaaagagttatttttttgtttttctataaaaaattttctaaaatagattgCTAATATATGTCTAAAGACAAAAACACCGttaataaattctaatttgatATCATTGATGTGAAAATTGTAAGCGATTTGAAGTTTGATTTGATTCAtcataaattttgttcttgatttgatattaaaatttagcCCTACTAAAAGAAGCTATTATTCATGACAACAATTTTAACGTAAAGTTGATTGATAAGTAGTGGACACaataactttgttttttttttttgagaggacaTAATAACTTTTGCTACCCATTGATTGATGAATGTAAATCTTCTTTCTCATTCTGAGATTCGAGATGGTAAAGTATGGTTGACACAACATTTCATATGTACCAATCATAATAAACTTTAATTGTACAATAACAAGCCCTTCGCCCCTTCCCACGCACTAAGGGTTGGTTTAGGCACGGTTTAATGGGctgaaattgataatttttttatggaaaatacaGTAAATCGAGgtaaaatttagttaaaatGGTATGGTGAAATTTATGAAtatgaataatataaaaaaatatagtgagATTTGTAGATagtaattaaaataaactaaatagtaaaataaattgactttAAACTCTAGATCCAAATGCAACATAATTGTGAGATAGACATGTGATCTACCAATTTAATacttaaaacccaaaaaaagaaaagacaagagtctaaaaatagtttcaaggaaaaaaatccaaatcaacTGAAAAAGACACTAAAACTGAAGCAACAACCCCTTCTTTAACTTAGTTTAGTACTCACTTCCAGAACAAGAAACTGTTTTAAACTCTAAACACTCATCaatatctctcaaaactcaaaaggaaTTGTGGTTTGTGATTGTGAGTTTGTCTTTCTGTCTCTCTGAAACTCTCTGAATCCCAACAAACCAAAATTCACGAAAATGCCACTCTTCTCCAACACTCACACTCACCGTTCCTCTTCTCCTTCTCTCCCAACCTCATACACCTCCAAACCTCTCAAACCTCAAAAACCCAATTCTACCCTTGTCCCCACCAACCTCCCCTTCCCCATTCTCGTCTTTTCACTTCTCTGCTTTATCTTTGGCCTCGTCGGCACTATCCTTGCCGTTTCTGCTCTCCGGCGACCCAGACCCGTGCCCGTTTTCCGATGTGGCAGATCCGAAGACACTTTCCGGGCTTTCTACTCGAAAGGTGACAATGGTGGGGGCTTGGTGGAGCGGCCTAAGCAACTTGGGTTCGTTGGTATTCACACCGGGTTTGCATCCTCCGATCGTCGCTTGGCTTTGAGGGAGACTTGGTTTCCTTCTGACGCAGATGGGCTTTTGAGGTATCTCAGCTTTTTGTTCAGCtaaattgttgttttttggaaaatggGTTGTGATCAGATTGTGCGTTGGCATTGCAAATGGAAATCAATGGTGGGTTTTGCTTGCATGTGATTGTTTGTTCTTTCTTGATCTGAATTTAATTGAACTGCTTTTCAAGTAAGTAAGTTAAAATCGTAATGGGATTGTTCAGTGTCACTCAAATAAGTTTGGAGAGAGAAGATTTTACAAAAGTTAAGGTGGCATGGTTTGATTGGTGTTAGTAAAAGTAGTAAAAGGATTCTCTCCGTTTAAAATGGATCCATCTCAATGATTTCatggttcaaaaataaatattacaaatttaaaggTGTATTAAGTATGTACATATCTAAAGCTGTATTCAATGTCGTCATTTAAAATTTGGCACTTTGTGTACAGTGTACTGTTTGATCCAAGAAATAAAACCTTAACAAAACTTGCCACATCAACTGTTATGAAAAGGACCAAgaaaagttttgtattcttaCTCAAGAAGAAAGTGGAATGTTACTAACATGAAATATTGAGAAGCAATTACTAGCTTaaaaattgttagtttctttgTCTTCAGTTACGATTAAATAAATGTACTTGGTTTAGTGGAGTGGATGTTATTGGTTTCTTGTAACTCCTACAAAGAA is a genomic window of Quercus lobata isolate SW786 chromosome 2, ValleyOak3.0 Primary Assembly, whole genome shotgun sequence containing:
- the LOC115970645 gene encoding zinc transporter 4, chloroplastic-like codes for the protein MSFIEDLWSLLCLEWFRTKLQTLPDSIFSTVSESMSSASCKDGELENCRDESTALILKLVAIASILIAGVVGIAIPLVGRNRRFLRTDGNVFVAAKAFAAGVILATGFVHMLSGGSEALSDPCLPEYPWSKFPFSGFFAMVASLVTLFVDFVGTQYYERKQRVIEEKIRVGSEDPGLESGIVTALDGNGGKVFGEEEGGGIHIVGMHAHAAHHRHSHPHGQDACDGYVSDHGHGHGHGNGHGHSHGIDDDEEDGGVRHVVVSQVLELGIVSHSVIIGLSLGVSQSPCTIRPLIAALSFHQFFEGFALGGCISQAQFKNLSATVMACFFALTTPAGIAVGIGIASFYNPYSVGALVTEGILDSMSAGILVYMALVDLIAADFLSKRMSCNFRLQLVSYFTLFLGAGLMSSLAIWA